The Magnolia sinica isolate HGM2019 chromosome 9, MsV1, whole genome shotgun sequence genome contains a region encoding:
- the LOC131255292 gene encoding disease resistance protein RPM1-like — MIHRSLGSEFESDDNLRSMMKILFLSFNDLPYYLKSCFLYLSIFPEDYAIKRMKLIRLWIAEGFVERNEGRSMEDVAEGYLNALIARNLVQVAERKSYGKLITCCIHDLVREIIISKSREEHFFASSVEQNKILCNRIRRLSIYKSGEKFPKLDGFCHLRSLFIFGVDGLSIGSAITCFSSLKLFKVVDLENVSMDSFPDALTSLFHLRYLSLENTKMKKLPNSLGKLKNLETLNLKGTFVCELPIEILKLQNLRHLLIYRYARKGVYLPFNAVDGIKVPTGMGSMRSLQKLAYIEVESSMVRELGNLIELRKLGVIKLRTEDGNDLCTSVEKMNHLQAFSARSMDAEELLDLHSLSYPPPTLQRLCLRGRLLKLPQWIASLDNLVSVRLRWSRLRDDPLKALQSLPNLVELFLERAYNGEELYCEAGGYPRLKDLSLLDLKELKKVRIENGAMYCLEKLRIRGCEELGEVPLGLENLTNLKMLYLVDLPFAFLRGLTKDGFNELVNSIQHIPLIRYIDTKKRSYRDFS; from the coding sequence ATGATTCATCGAAGCCTTGGATCGGAGTTTGAAAGCGATGACAATCTTAGAAGCATGATGAAAATATTATTCCTCAGTTTCAATGACTTGCCTTACTACCTGAAATCATGCTTCTTGTATTTGAGCATTTTCCCCGAAGACTATGCGATTAAGCGTATGAAACTAATTCGGCTATGGATAGCTGAAGGTTTTGTAGAAAGAAATGAAGGCAGGTCAATGGAAGACGTTGCTGAAGGTTACCTCAATGCACTCATCGCTAGAAATCTCGTTCAAGTAGCAGAAAGGAAATCATATGGGAAATTGATCACTTGTTGCATCCATGATCTCGTGCGGGAGATCATTATTTCAAAATCCAGGGAAGAGCATTTCTTTGCATCTTCTGTTGAGCAGAACAAGATACTTTGTAATAGAATCCGGCGTCTGTCTATTTACAAAAGCGGCGAGAAATTTCCAAAATTAGATGGTTTCTGCCATCTTCGCTCTTTGTTCATTTTTGGGGTGGATGGACTATCTATTGGTTCTGCAATCACATGTTTTTCCAGCTTAAAGTTGTTTAAGGTGGTGGATCTTGAAAATGTTTCCATGGATAGCTTTCCTGATGCTTTGACTAGTCTGTTCCACTTAAGATATTTGAGCCTGGAGAATACAAAGATGAAGAAGCTTCCTAACTCACTGGGGAAGCTAAAAAACTTAGAAACATTGAATCTTAAGGGCACCTTTGTATGTGAATTGCCAATTGAGATTCTCAAGCTCCAAAACCTTCGCCACCTTCTGATTTATCGGTATGCTAGAAAGGGGGTCTACTTGCCATTTAATGCTGTGGATGGAATTAAGGTTCCTACTGGAATGGGGAGTATGAGATCACTACAGAAGTTGGCATACATAGAGGTGGAGAGCAGCATGGTTAGAGAGCTGGGGAATCTCATCGAACTGAGGAAGTTGGGCGTTATCAAATTAAGAACAGAAGATGGGAATGATTTGTGCACTTCCGTCGAGAAAATGAACCACCTTCAAGCCTTTTCTGCAAGATCGATGGATGCGGAGGAGCTTCTTGACTTGCATTCTCTGTCATATCCTCCACCTACTCTTCAAAGGTTGTGCTTAAGAGGGCGTTTGCTCAAGTTACCTCAATGGATTGCCTCACTTGATAATCTAGTCTCCGTTCGTTTGAGGTGGTCTAGATTGAGGGATGACCCTCTCAAAGCCCTTCAATCACTACCAAATTTGGTAGAACTCTTTCTCGAGCGAGCCTACAATGGAGAAGAGTTATATTGCGAGGCGGGAGGATATCCAAGACTCAAGGATTTAAGCCTTCTTGATTTGAAGGAATTGAAGAAGGTGAGAATAGAGAATGGAGCAATGTATTGCCTTGAAAAGCTAAGGATCAGAGGTTGTGAAGAGTTAGGAGAGGTGCCTTTGGGGCTTGAAAATCTCACTAACCTCAAAATGCTCTATCTGGTGGATTTGCCATTTGCTTTTCTGAGGGGGCTAACAAAGGATGGGTTTAATGAATTAGTCAATTCCATTCAGCACATTCCACTCATAAGATATATAGATACTAAAAAAAGGAGTTATAGGGACTTTTCATGA